In Pirellulales bacterium, the genomic stretch ATGTCGCACGTCGGTTTCCGTTGCGTGATGTCGCCGGCGCAAACCCCAGGAATAAGTAAATGAAAGTCCCCGATAAGTCCCACGATGACGCAGCAATACATTGAACATTTCTCTCCACGATCAAATTCAAGCTAAATGATTTTTTAATGGATGCATTCCCATGACACACACAACCCGCCTGCAGCTTTTGGCCGTTTTGGTATTGGGTGCCGCCCTGGGTTACGTTGCCGCCGGCGATCATCACGTGACGTGCCCTTGACGAACGCCGCCGCCATCCGAACACTAATGTCGATTGCTTGCCACGCGAGAGTGGCGGAATTGGCAGACGCGCTGGACTTAGGATCCAGTCCCGAAAGGGGTGTGGGTTCAAATCCCTCCTCTCGCATCTTCATTCGAAGCCACAACTGCGGAAGCCTTTTGCGCTTTCGCAGAAATGCAGGTCAAAGTTTTATTTACCAGGCATGACGCACGAGGTGCAAAAATGATTCGCAGGCCATGGATTTTAGCCGCGGGGAGCATTTGCATTTGGAGCGCTGTAACGGCGAATGCCGCCCGCGCCCAAGCGCCAAAATCAGATTCATCACCCGCCGCAACGGCCGGCACTGCCAACAAAGACGAGGCGGCCATTCGCCAAGGGGCCACTGCATTCTCCCGCGCTTTTGAAAATGCCGATGCCAAGGCCATTGCCCAATTGTGGGCCGAAAATGGCGAATACGAGGACGACCAGGGTGCCCATCTAGTCGGCCGAGACGCTATTGAAAAGGCGTACACGCAGCAGTTCGCCGAAAAAAAGGGGGGCAAAATCGACGTCGAGGTCAAGTCCGTCCGCTTTCTCACGCCCGACGTGGCCGTGGAAGAAGGCATCTTGCACGAATCCAGCGCCGGCCGAGAGCTGCCTACCACGACTCGCTACAGCGCCATTGATGTCCGCGATGGCGGGCAATGGAAAATCGCCCAATGTCGGGAGTGGGGAGTTGGCCAGGATCATCTGGACGACTTGAATTGGTTGGTCGGCAACTGGAAGGGGCAATCGAAAGAGCAGGAGTTGAATCTCTCCTTCGCCTGGGACGAAAAACAACCCATCTTGTTGGCCAAGCTGACCCCCAAGTCGTTGGGCACAAGCAAAACAGTCCTGCCGTCGGGAATCATTAAAATTGGATACGATGCAAGGCGTGGTGAATTCCATTCCTGGCATAGCAATCAGGATGGCAGTCAAAGCCGAGCGCAATGGCAGCGCGACGGCAACCGCTGGGTGATCAATGCCACCGGGCTGACCAGCGATGGCCAGGACCTGGCTGCCGAATTTATTTTAACCCGCATCGACAACAACAATTTCACCTGGCGCTCGGTGAATCGGCTGGTAGGCGGTCAGCCGTTGCCCGACACCGTGCCCATTAAATTGACCCGTGTCACTGACAGCAATTAAATCGATCACCACCAACTCAATAGATCTTAAAAGGCAAAACACATGTCCCGACGCATTTCTGTTCTGTTCGTCGTTGCCATCGTGGGCTTGGTCTGCATTAGGGATGACGCTTTAGGACGCGGTTTCGGCGGCGGCGGCGGATTTCACGGCGGTGGAAGCTTTGGCGGCGGCAATTTCGGGGGCGATCGCAGCTTCGGCGGCGGCAACTTTGGGGGCGATCGCAGTTTTGGCGGCGGTGATTTTGGGGGTGATCGTAACTTTGGCGGCGGCGATTTCAGTGCCGATCGATTCGGCGGCTACGGCGGAGATCGTTATGGCAACATCGACGGCGACCGCGCGGCCGCGGGAAATGTTGCCGACCGTGGTTGGCAATCCGCCTATGCCGGCAGCCGCTTTGCCGGCGACGGCAGCCTGGCGCGTTATTCAAACATCAATGGCGCTGGAATCAATCACGTAACCGCCAACTGGTCGCAGGGCGATCTTGCCAATCGGGCCGGCAACATCCGCTCGAATTTCGGCTATTA encodes the following:
- a CDS encoding SgcJ/EcaC family oxidoreductase, yielding MIRRPWILAAGSICIWSAVTANAARAQAPKSDSSPAATAGTANKDEAAIRQGATAFSRAFENADAKAIAQLWAENGEYEDDQGAHLVGRDAIEKAYTQQFAEKKGGKIDVEVKSVRFLTPDVAVEEGILHESSAGRELPTTTRYSAIDVRDGGQWKIAQCREWGVGQDHLDDLNWLVGNWKGQSKEQELNLSFAWDEKQPILLAKLTPKSLGTSKTVLPSGIIKIGYDARRGEFHSWHSNQDGSQSRAQWQRDGNRWVINATGLTSDGQDLAAEFILTRIDNNNFTWRSVNRLVGGQPLPDTVPIKLTRVTDSN